In Helianthus annuus cultivar XRQ/B chromosome 8, HanXRQr2.0-SUNRISE, whole genome shotgun sequence, a single genomic region encodes these proteins:
- the LOC110872148 gene encoding gamma aminobutyrate transaminase 3, chloroplastic: MNRFIRSSTSSKVHTCTRNVRNLSTVRWHSTNAAAVDDDGYKGHGMLAPFTAGWQTTDSNPLVIEKSEGSYVYDVNGKKYLDALAGLWCNPLGGNEPRLIAAATKQLNTLPFYHSFWNRTTKPSLDLARELLGMFTSNEMAKVFFTNSGSDANDTQVKLVWYYNNALGRPNKKKIIARTKSYHGSTLISASLSGLPALHQHFDLPTPFVLHTDCPHYWRYHLPGETEEEFSTRLATNLENLILKEGPETIAAFIAEPVMGAGGVILPPKTYFEKIQAVVKKYDILFIADEVICGFGRLGTMFGCDKYDIKPDLVTIAKALSSAYMPIGAVLVSPKVADVIYSQSNKLGTFSHGFTYSGHPVACAVALETLKIYQERNILDQVNRISPMFQDGIKAFSSSPIIGEIRGTGLILGTEFTDNKSPHELFPPEWKIGAYFGAQCEKHGMLVRVAGDSIMMSPPFIMTSNEVDELISKYGKALKDTERKVEELKHQLK; the protein is encoded by the exons ATGAATCGTTTCATTCGATCATCAACCTCCTCTAAG GTTCATACATGCACAAGAAATGTGCGAAATCTTTCCACCGTAAGATGGCACAGTACCAATGCCGCCGCTGTTGATGATGATGG ATATAAGGGGCATGGTATGTTGGCGCCTTTCACAGCGGGATGGCAGACTACTGATTCAAACCCATTGGTGATAGAAAAATCTGAG GGATCATACGTGTATGACGTAAATGGGAAGAAGTATCTCGATGCTCTTGCAGGCTTGTGGTGCAATCCTTTAG GTGGGAATGAGCCTCGTCTAATTGCTGCGGCAACCAAGCAACTAAATACTTTACCTTTCTACCATTCGTTCTGGAACCGTACTACAAAACCTTCTTTG GATCTTGCAAGAGAACTTCTGGGAATGTTCACATCAAACGAAATGGCTAAAGTCTTTTTCACAAACAGCGGGTCCGATGCAAATGATACTCAG GTGAAGCTGGTTTGGTACTACAACAATGCGCTCGGAAGGCCAAATAAGAAGAAAATCATCGCtcggacaaaatc GTACCATGGATCCACTCTCATATCAGCTAGCCTTTCAGG ACTCCCGGCATTACATCAACATTTTGATCTGCCAACTCCGTTTGTATTGCATACAGATTGCCCCCATTATTGGCGATATCATCTTCCAG GTGAGACCGAAGAGGAGTTTTCAACTAGATTGGCTACCAATTTGGAGAACCTTATTCTCAAAGAAGGACCAGAGACG attgcTGCTTTTATTGCTGAACCAGTTATGGGAGCAGGAGGTGTGATACTTCCTCCTAAAACATACTTCGAGAAG attcaagCTGTTGTTAAAAAATATGACATTTTATTCATCGCTGACGAG GTAATTTGCGGCTTCGGAAGGCTTGGAACCATGTTCGGTTGTGATAAATACGACATTAAACCTGATCTTGTCACCATTGCTAAG GCGCTTTCTTCAGCATATATGCCGATTGGTGCTGTTCTCGTGAGCCCCAAGGTTGCAGATGTCATATATTCTCAAAGCAATAAACTCG GTACATTTTCTCATGGATTCACGTACTCCGGGCACCCTGTAGCTTGTGCTGTTGCACTGGAAACTCTCAAGATTTACCA AGAGCGAAATATTCTCGATCAAGTAAACCGTATCTCCCCAATGTTTCAAGACGGTATAAAAGCCTTTTCCTCAAGTCCCATAATTGGAGAG ATTCGTGGAACTGGATTGATTTTGGGGACAGAATTTACGGATAACAAGTCACCACACGAATTGTTCCCGCCTGAATGGA AAATAGGTGCATACTTTGGAGCACAGTGTGAGAAACATGGGATGTTGGTGCGTGTTGCTGGTGATAGTATAATGATGTCTCCGCCTTTCATCATGACATCTAATGAAGTTGACGAG TTGATAAGTAAATATGGGAAGGCACTGAAGGACACTGAAAGAAAGGTGGAAGAACTCAAACATCAGCTGAAGTAG
- the LOC110872149 gene encoding inorganic pyrophosphatase TTM2: protein MMAQDNSNVESNSRKQRLLKDQVRLVKRKDNARFEIVQIKDSLSFEKGFFVVIRACQMLAQKNDGIILIGLAGPSGAGKTAFTDKILSFMPSVAVISMDNYNDATRVIDGNFDDPRLTDYDTLLKNILDLKEGKTIEVPIYDFKSSCRTGYRTLEVPSSRIVIIEGIYALSEKLRPLLDLRVSVTGGVHFDLVKRVLRDIQRAGQEPEEIIYQISETVYPMYKAFIEPDLQTAHIKIVNKFNPFTGFQNPTYILKSSRNVSVEQVKSAMSEECTESLEQIYDIFLLPPGEDPETCQSYLRMRNREGKYNLMFEEWVTDPPFIISPRISFEVSVRLLGGLMALGYTIASILKRSSHVFTYESVCVKIDWLEQVNRRYVQVLGRDRLGVRSVAERLGLEGSYIPRTYLEQMKLEKLLNEVMVLPDDLKTKLSIDEEMISSPIGSVTLPTRGNKFHKSGLSHSYSSASKNLTSIKRFEDTSQEPTRALASQGAISQLSEQISTLNDRMDEFTSRIDELNSQFTKGMSYGSQSQQKIDACNGSGSASTSYFTGSAVRHSSSSTQLVKDSNLVEEITGIGRNQLKIMHQLDLLSNSLRGKMDERSREEREFKKSQRSKLDGVVVSLLLAFACGGVGIFLFKGVSPRN from the exons ATGATGGCTCAAGATAACTCGAACGTCGAATCAAATTCAAGAAAACAGCGACTCTTGAAAGATCAAGTTCGTTTAGTTAAACGAAAAGACAATGCGCGGTTTGAAATCGTTCAAATTAAGGATTCTTTATCATTCGAAAAGGGATTCTTTGTTGTGATTCGGGCTTGCCAGATGTTAGCCCAGAAGAACGATGGAATCATACTGATCGGGTTAGCGGGTCCTTCGGGTGCTGGGAAAACCGCATTCACCGACAAAATACTTAGCTTCATGCCGAGCGTTGCAGTCATATCGATGGATAATTACAACGATGCCACCCGAGTAATTGATGGTAACTTTGATG ATCCTCGCTTGACGGATTATGATACTTTGCTAAAAAACATTCTTGATTTGAAAGAAGGCAAGACGATTGAAGTCCCGATATACGATTTCAAGTCTAGTTGTCGCACAGGTTACAG GACACTCGAAGTCCCGAGCTCTCGAATAGTGATAATCGAGGGGATCTATGCATTGAGTGAAAAGTTGAGGCCCTTGTTGGATCTTAGAGTATCCGTGACAGGTGGCGTTCATTTTGATCTTGTTAAACGGGTATTAAGGGACATACAACGGGCTGGACAGGAACCTGAAGAAATCATATACCAGATTTCTGAAACG GTTTATCCGATGTATAAGGCATTCATCGAACCCGACCTCCAAACCGCTCATATCAAGATCGTTAACAAGTTTAATCCCTTTACGGGATTTCAAAATCCCACTTATATCCTAAAG TCATCAAGAAATGTGAGTGTTGAACAAGTCAAATCTGCCATGTCAGAAGAATGTACGGAATCATTGGAGCAGATTTACGATATTTTTCTTTTGCCACCTGGCGAAGATCCGGAAACCTGTCAATCTTATTTGCGGATGCGGAACAGGGAAGGAAAATACAATCTTATGTTTGAG GAATGGGTTACGGATCCTCCATTTATAATATCTCCAAGAATAAGTTTTGAAGTTAGCGTTCGGCTTCTTGGTGGTTTAATGGCATTAGGGTACACAATAGCATCCATTTTAAAAAGAAGTAGCCACGTGTTCACATATGAAAGCGTGTGCGTGAAAATCGACTGGTTGGAACAAGTTAACCGACGTTATGTTCAG gTGCTAGGAAGAGACCGCTTAGGCGTTAGATCCGTTGCTGAGCGTCTGGGATTAGAAGGGTCGTATATTCCGCGAACGTATCTTGAACAAATGAAGCTCGAAAAGCTCTTGAATGAAGTCATG GTGCTACCGGATGATTTAAAAACAAAACTAAGCATAGATGAGGAAATGATTTCGAGTCCCATAGGTTCGGTTACTCTACCTACAAGGGGAAATAAATTTCATAAAAG TGGACTGTCACATTCGTATTCATCCGCAAGTAAAAATTTAACCTCCATTAAAAGATTTGAGGACACGAGTCAGGAACCGACACGCGCGTTAGCAAGCCAG GGAGCAATTAGTCAACTTTCAGAACAGATTTCGACTTTGAATGATCGCATGGACGAATTTACTTCTCGGATTGATGAACTGAATTCGCAGTTCACTAAAGGGATGAGTTATGGTAGTCAAAGTCAACAGAAAATAGACGCGTGTAATGGATCTGGATCTGCGTCGACTTCGTATTTCACTGGATCCGCGGTGCGCCATTCGTCATCGTCGACTCAGTTAGTCAAGGATTCTAATTTGGTAGAAGag ATAACAGGAATTGGAagaaaccaactgaaaattatgCATCAGCTTGATCTTCTGAGTAACAGTCTTCGTGGTAAAATGGATGAAAGATCTCGTGAGGAAAGAGAATTCAAGAAAAGTCAAAGGTCAAAGCTTGATGGCGTCGTGGTTTCGTTACTGTTAGCATTTGCCTGTGGTGGTGTTGGGATCTTCTTGTTTAAGGGTGTTTCACCAAGAAATTGA